One genomic region from Cardiocondyla obscurior isolate alpha-2009 linkage group LG19, Cobs3.1, whole genome shotgun sequence encodes:
- the LOC139110057 gene encoding homeobox protein araucan produces MSAYAQFGYSYPSASQLLVSGGQPTTATSPAMSGGALSPGALSPSSTATTTTGVGPAGTGGATTPVGGAATGPGCCENGRPMMTDPVTGQTVCSCQYDNAARFALGAYPRLPTATSYSSYPTPTPSTTDQGPYPSIGMDSSAFYSPLGNPYGLKDATGMGMTADMGAAWGTAALQPAATGYYPYDPTLAAYGYGAGYDLAARRKNATRESTATLKAWLNEHKKNPYPTKGEKIMLAIITKMTLTQVSTWFANARRRLKKENKMTWEPKNKTDDDDDAVLTDSEDNKEKDDLAPDNRGDRVGEEARRGLDDTEPMRHVKAELLQHEKDLEDEDELDLEDDRRRSEHPFHHTMQHHHHHHQGYGGEDHLKEEGIKSDCSAGGVPIPATKPKIWSLADTAACKTPPPPSHPHHQQYHHLHHQQHYPQQQPQHHVPNQGHHHHSQQPWLGPGGAGGGAGGGNGSSGGNLASSFALPSSAGMSPSAAATAPYSGAAARYGGFLSSSSGGQLHYNPNSSSGSSSSASSSAAAAAGFPEVGTDTPPQTPPNMKVATPNGVIQAPPGGYCPGGNAASAATNGNPNIPYGANHPGNGGYLSTSSGSASSASSFNSRLQSSPHKDFSPVGQNSILHQHQTTASLPPTEATTAFKPFYKGSQSMNSGFVSPV; encoded by the exons cttcTGGTAAGCGGCGGGCAACCAACAACGGCGACGTCGCCGGCGATGTCGGGGGGCGCGCTGAGCCCGGGTGCTCTCTCGCCCTCGTCCAcggcgacaacgacgacgggGGTCGGGCCCGCGGGTACCGGCGGTGCCACGACCCCCGTGGGTGGTGCCGCCACCGGACCAGGCTGTTGCGAAAACGGCAGGCCCATGATGACGGACCCCGTGACGGGGCAAACGGTGTGCAGCTGCCAGTACGACAACGCCGCGAGATTCGCGTTAGGCGCTTATCCTCGATTACCCACCGCGACATCCTACTCGTCCTATCCAACGCCGACGCCCTCCACCACCGACCAGGGGCCTTACCCCAGCATCGGCATGGACAGCTCCGCGTTTTACTCTCCATTG GGTAATCCGTACGGGCTGAAGGACGCGACGGGGATGGGCATGACGGCGGATATGGGTGCTGCCTGGGGCACGGCCGCCCTTCAACCTGCCGCCACGGGTTACTACCCTTACGATCCAACCCTGGCCGCCTACGG ataCGGTGCCGGATACGATCTGGCAGCGCGGCGGAAGAATGCCACGAGGGAGTCGACGGCGACCTTGAAGGCTTGGCTGAACGAGCACAAGAAGAATCCGTATCCGACGAAAGGCGAGAAGATTATGCTGGCTATCATCACAAAAATGACGCTAACCCAAGTCTCGACTTGGTTCGCGAATGCGCGGAGACGTCTGAAAAAGGAGAACAAGATGACCTGGGAGCCGAAGAACAAGAcggacgacgatgacgacgcgGTGCTGACCGATTCCGAGGACAATAAGGAAAAGGACGATCTCGCGCCGGACAACAGAGGCGACCGGGTCGGCGaagaggcgaggcgaggcctTGACGATACCG AACCAATGAGGCACGTGAAAGCGGAACTTTTGCAACACGAGAAAGATCTCGAGGATGAAGACGAGTTAGATCTCGAAGACGACCGTCGACGAAGCGAGCATCCTTTTCATCATACGATGCAACATCACCATCACCACCACCAAGGTTACGGCGGTGAGGACCATCTGAAAGAAGAGGGAATTAAATCGGACTGTAGCGCGGGTGGAGTGCCGATCCCCGCGACGAAACCAAAAATCTGGTCTCTAGCGGACACGGCAGCGTGTAAaacgccaccgccgccgtcgcatCCTCATCACCAGCAGTACCATCATCTTCATCATCAGCAGCATTACCCGCAGCAGCAACCGCAGCATCACGTGCCCAATCAGGGACACCATCATCACTCGCAGCAGCCGTGGCTCGGTCCGGGCGGCGCGGGAGGTGGCGCCGGCGGCGGAAACGGTAGCAGCGGAGGAAACCTGGCTAGTTCGTTCGCTCTACCTTCGTCGGCGGGGATGAGCCcttcggcggcggcgacggcgccCTACTCGGGCGCTGCCGCGAGATACGGCGGCTTCCTCTCGTCCTCGTCCGGCGGTCAGCTCCATTACAATCCTAATTCATCGTCGGGCTCGAGCTCGAGCGCGTCCTcctcggcggcggcggcggcggggtTTCCAGAGGTTGGCACGGACACTCCACCCCAAACACCACCGAATATGAAGGTGGCCACGCCGAATGGAGTGATCCAGGCACCACCGGGCGGTTACTGCCCTGGTGGCAACGCCGCTAGTGCCGCAACTAATGGCAATCCTAATATTCCGTACGGCGCGAATCATCCCGGTAACGGTGGCTATCTATCGACGAGCTCGGGATCAGCCAGCAGCGCCTCGTCTTTCAATTCACGGTTACAAAGCTCGCCGCATAAGGACTTTTCGCCGGTCGGCCAGAATTCCATTCTCCACCAGCATCAAACTACTGCCAGCTTGCCACCCACGGAAGCTACCACCGCATTTAAACCATTCTACAAAGG TTCGCAATCGATGAATAGCGGCTTCGTCTCGCCAGTTTAA